In Microbacterium enclense, one genomic interval encodes:
- a CDS encoding FAD-binding oxidoreductase produces the protein MSTTADAAAFLGLGCRVVRPGDDQYDTARSSWNRLFSHRPTAIVYVQSTSQVVAAVTSARRVGVPLRVRSGGHCLEGWSTVDDGLVIDVSDLTSVSIDAVRMTATVGAGLTQAAVVAALAAEGLAVPTGTEGSVGLVGATLGGGLGLLTRAYGMACDNLLAAEIVVASADGAAEAIYVDADHHADLLWALRGAGNGSFGVVTSLTYAVHPLSRVSTLTATWSGLDLVSELLTAWQGTAPFADERLTSQLELSRNSMTLFAVLAPGGDPAEIERLLHPLLSIGHPDVLTIDASWADAYDGLQIPLDDEPANWKFSSQFVAAPFPVEAIEIVRSLLAEAPTDGCNYFTNAFGGAVARSEPAGGSAFAHRDALFYAEPGAGWGVRGGVPAADDPLTPDCLRWVDDFTAALTPFGNGAYSNVPNAEAVDWQRDYWGAGAERLREVKALYDPSDVFCFPQSVPLDSGA, from the coding sequence ATGAGCACCACCGCAGACGCCGCCGCCTTCCTCGGTCTCGGCTGCCGCGTCGTGCGCCCGGGCGACGATCAGTACGACACCGCCCGCTCATCGTGGAACCGTCTGTTCTCGCATCGGCCGACGGCGATCGTCTATGTGCAGTCGACATCACAGGTCGTCGCCGCGGTCACGTCGGCCCGCCGCGTCGGAGTGCCCCTGCGTGTTCGGAGCGGGGGACATTGCCTGGAGGGCTGGTCGACCGTCGACGATGGTCTGGTGATCGATGTGAGCGATCTCACCTCCGTGTCGATCGACGCGGTGAGGATGACGGCCACCGTCGGCGCGGGTCTCACGCAGGCGGCGGTGGTCGCCGCCCTGGCCGCCGAAGGCCTCGCGGTGCCGACCGGGACCGAAGGGTCGGTCGGTCTGGTGGGGGCCACGCTCGGCGGCGGTCTCGGACTGCTGACTCGCGCTTACGGCATGGCCTGCGACAACCTTCTCGCGGCCGAGATCGTCGTCGCCAGCGCGGACGGCGCGGCCGAGGCCATCTACGTCGACGCCGACCATCACGCCGATCTGTTGTGGGCCCTCCGCGGCGCCGGCAACGGCAGTTTCGGCGTCGTCACGTCGTTGACCTACGCGGTGCATCCCCTCTCTCGGGTCAGCACACTCACCGCGACGTGGTCGGGTCTCGACCTGGTGTCCGAGCTGCTCACGGCGTGGCAGGGCACGGCTCCCTTCGCGGATGAACGACTCACCAGTCAGCTCGAATTGAGCCGCAATTCGATGACCCTGTTCGCGGTGCTCGCGCCCGGCGGTGACCCTGCCGAGATCGAACGTCTGCTGCATCCGCTGCTCTCGATCGGACACCCCGATGTCCTCACCATCGACGCTTCCTGGGCCGATGCCTACGACGGCCTGCAGATTCCCCTCGACGACGAACCTGCGAACTGGAAGTTCTCGTCGCAGTTCGTCGCTGCACCCTTTCCGGTCGAGGCGATCGAGATCGTGCGCTCGTTGCTGGCCGAGGCGCCCACCGACGGCTGCAACTACTTCACCAACGCTTTCGGAGGAGCCGTCGCCCGCAGCGAGCCAGCCGGCGGCAGCGCCTTCGCCCACCGTGACGCTCTCTTCTACGCAGAACCGGGGGCAGGTTGGGGGGTGCGCGGGGGCGTGCCCGCCGCCGACGACCCGCTCACCCCCGACTGCCTGCGCTGGGTAGACGACTTCACGGCCGCCCTCACACCGTTCGGAAACGGCGCCTACTCGAATGTTCCGAACGCCGAGGCCGTTGATTGGCAGCGCGACTATTGGGGCGCCGGGGCGGAGCGACTCCGCGAGGTGAAAGCGCTCTACGACCCTTCCGACGTGTTCTGTTTCCCGCAGAGTGTTCCGCTGGATTCGGGCGCCTGA
- a CDS encoding amino acid permease, protein MPERFTAAGIVPSAEPPAVQSSEDQPQLKRTLGGFQVFAISFAFISVAVGVFATYGEMLQTAGPVGIWLWVAAAVGQTLVALVVAQFAARIALSGSSYQWASRLANPKVGWFFGWLSFWYLAIAVVTMANAMASQAVMPLLGMDADEDMARVLTLVILVVQAVLVIASTRLFGMITSAAVAVELGIIAVLAIGLLIVLAVTGGGDIGNLGSRGAALADPNYFGIGGGLMAGALMGLTTLVGFDSAANLAEEAKNPFRTVPRAIVGSVIAASVAGLIFLIVLTISIKDVDVVTGDPSPVAAIIRGQLGPVWERILLGGIAFAFFGAGMVVMAACSRQVFAMARDGRFPSAKLMSRVSPYTRTPVAATVLIVAIGAVLMVALPGEALVQLIVGGTLLPALMYGAIVVLYLVVRGKLERKPGGFNLGRFELPVTIVALIWVALVLVVLVTPPDAFVPALVVLGIILAGGVYFAWLMIFRRAVLESEPDGGAAVVAVEAE, encoded by the coding sequence ATGCCGGAACGTTTCACCGCAGCGGGGATTGTGCCGTCGGCTGAGCCGCCCGCGGTCCAGAGCTCGGAAGACCAGCCGCAGCTGAAGCGCACCCTCGGCGGCTTCCAGGTGTTCGCCATCTCGTTCGCGTTCATCTCCGTGGCGGTCGGTGTGTTCGCCACCTATGGCGAGATGCTGCAGACGGCCGGTCCGGTGGGGATCTGGCTGTGGGTGGCGGCAGCCGTGGGCCAGACGCTCGTGGCGCTGGTGGTCGCCCAGTTCGCGGCACGCATCGCCCTCAGCGGGTCGTCGTACCAGTGGGCCTCGCGGCTGGCGAACCCGAAGGTCGGTTGGTTCTTCGGTTGGCTGAGCTTCTGGTACCTCGCCATCGCCGTGGTCACGATGGCCAACGCCATGGCGAGTCAGGCGGTGATGCCGCTGCTCGGGATGGACGCCGACGAAGACATGGCGCGCGTTCTCACCTTGGTGATCCTCGTCGTCCAGGCGGTCTTGGTGATTGCCTCCACACGGCTGTTCGGCATGATCACGTCTGCCGCTGTGGCGGTCGAGCTCGGGATCATCGCGGTGCTCGCGATCGGACTGCTGATCGTGCTCGCCGTCACCGGTGGCGGCGACATCGGCAATCTCGGCTCCCGCGGCGCCGCGCTGGCCGACCCGAACTACTTCGGTATCGGGGGCGGGTTGATGGCCGGAGCGTTGATGGGGCTGACCACTCTGGTCGGCTTCGACTCGGCGGCCAACCTCGCCGAGGAGGCCAAGAACCCTTTCCGCACGGTGCCGCGCGCGATCGTGGGCTCGGTGATCGCCGCGAGCGTCGCAGGGCTCATCTTCCTCATCGTGCTCACCATCTCGATCAAAGACGTGGATGTAGTGACCGGTGACCCTTCGCCGGTGGCCGCCATCATCCGCGGCCAACTAGGACCCGTCTGGGAGCGCATCCTGCTCGGCGGAATCGCCTTCGCGTTCTTCGGCGCGGGAATGGTGGTGATGGCGGCGTGCTCCCGCCAGGTGTTCGCCATGGCGCGTGACGGCCGCTTCCCCTCTGCGAAGCTGATGAGCCGGGTGAGCCCGTACACCCGCACACCGGTCGCCGCCACCGTGCTGATCGTCGCGATCGGCGCGGTGCTCATGGTGGCACTGCCGGGGGAGGCCCTCGTTCAGCTGATCGTGGGCGGAACATTGCTTCCGGCCCTGATGTACGGGGCCATCGTGGTGCTCTACCTCGTGGTGCGCGGCAAGCTCGAACGAAAGCCCGGTGGATTCAACCTCGGCCGCTTCGAGCTGCCCGTCACGATCGTGGCCCTGATCTGGGTGGCCCTCGTCCTGGTCGTGCTCGTGACGCCGCCCGACGCGTTCGTGCCGGCGCTCGTGGTGCTGGGGATCATCCTGGCCGGTGGTGTGTACTTCGCCTGGCTGATGATCTTCCGGCGGGCAGTGCTCGAATCCGAGCCGGACGGCGGCGCCGCAGTCGTCGCCGTCGAGGCCGAATGA
- a CDS encoding serine hydrolase — MSFTVPGTVVAATLGDGPVALAASGDRVLGSTPMDPDDAFHIGSMTKLFTAALVMQLDEEGALSLDDTLDRWFPEAPNGAQITVRMLLTHESGLSELDMALVGTATNQEVVDDVFSKPPVSPPGTQYQYLNAGYIILGRVIEEATGRRYHDLVENRLIEPLGLSSTYLDVTGADSGAGSASGSATGSGTRPTTVSGYDLGCGEGLTGGDCLGRPSTAVPTSPDPSPQWTGAWAAGGMVSTARDQAVWIRALVAGDVVDDAHKADMQALTPLSSAHYRDAYSSAHLTAVQLGEGTGLTSWAVPGLGTCVGHAGSIPGSNGVAAYCPDEQLAIVVLNDIDPAGLTPGYPGLVELAPAALDALNTG, encoded by the coding sequence ATGAGCTTCACCGTTCCCGGAACGGTCGTGGCGGCGACGCTCGGTGACGGCCCAGTGGCTCTCGCGGCGAGCGGAGACCGAGTTCTCGGCTCGACGCCGATGGATCCCGACGACGCCTTCCACATCGGCAGCATGACGAAGCTGTTCACCGCCGCCCTCGTGATGCAACTCGACGAGGAGGGCGCGCTCTCGCTCGACGACACCCTCGACCGGTGGTTCCCCGAGGCGCCGAACGGCGCGCAGATCACGGTGCGGATGCTGCTGACGCACGAGAGCGGACTGAGCGAACTCGACATGGCCCTGGTCGGCACCGCCACCAATCAGGAGGTCGTCGACGATGTCTTCTCGAAGCCGCCGGTCTCGCCGCCCGGCACGCAGTACCAGTACCTGAACGCCGGCTACATCATCCTCGGTCGTGTGATCGAGGAGGCGACCGGGCGTCGCTACCACGATCTGGTGGAGAACCGGTTGATCGAACCGCTCGGTCTCAGCTCGACGTATCTCGACGTCACCGGTGCCGACTCGGGCGCCGGGTCAGCCTCGGGCTCCGCTACCGGCTCCGGCACGCGCCCGACGACGGTGAGCGGATACGACCTCGGCTGCGGCGAGGGACTGACGGGTGGCGACTGCCTCGGCCGTCCCTCGACGGCTGTTCCCACCTCGCCCGATCCGTCGCCGCAGTGGACGGGAGCCTGGGCGGCCGGAGGTATGGTGAGCACCGCCCGTGACCAGGCGGTCTGGATCAGGGCTCTCGTCGCTGGAGACGTCGTCGACGACGCCCACAAGGCCGACATGCAGGCGCTCACTCCGCTGTCATCGGCGCACTACCGCGACGCCTACTCGTCGGCGCACCTCACCGCGGTGCAACTCGGCGAGGGAACGGGCCTGACCTCGTGGGCAGTGCCGGGGCTCGGAACCTGTGTCGGCCACGCCGGGTCCATCCCGGGCTCGAACGGCGTCGCCGCCTACTGCCCCGACGAACAACTGGCCATCGTCGTCCTGAACGACATCGACCCGGCGGGACTCACTCCCGGCTACCCGGGCCTGGTCGAACTGGCCCCCGCGGCGCTCGACGCCCTGAACACAGGCTGA